From Peromyscus eremicus chromosome 3, PerEre_H2_v1, whole genome shotgun sequence, one genomic window encodes:
- the Peg10 gene encoding LOW QUALITY PROTEIN: retrotransposon-derived protein PEG10 (The sequence of the model RefSeq protein was modified relative to this genomic sequence to represent the inferred CDS: inserted 1 base in 1 codon) — protein sequence MAAAGGSDCPPPPPPPPPNDNNNNNRPSSPVPILGRRRRRRAQHGDNGNPGEDQQWEGRRPQYHVYWLPSANNRLRYLPQEEEEPEPEQVQIQVPADGEEEEEELQGATAAPTPALLFGDDCLEDLPFKFDGNAEMLNQFLSQCRAFLAKGTRALADDRARVCFVTSMLIGRAARWATAKLDRYTYLMHNYEAFMMELKLVFEDPQRREAAKRRIRRLRQGPDSVADYGNEFHMLALELDWSEPALIDQFLEGLSDAMHEELAHEEIPDTLTELINLCIYIERRMARDAAAAAAAAAAAAAAAAAAADGEEDDDTEDEDDDDNQARGGPPRAVVMPQTHQTDPTEPVGGARMRLTQEEKERRRKLNLCLYCGSGGHYADNCPAKASKNAPXGKLPGPAVEGPSATGPQRTRSPPPEAVTTHFQVMLQIHIPGRHTLFVRAMIDSGASGNFIDQDYVIQHGIPLRIKEWPIMVEAIDGHPIASGPIVLETHHLIVDLGDHREILSFDVTQSPFFPIVLGVRWLSTHDPHITWSTRSIVFNSDYCRFRCRMYSQIPPAVLLPVIYPPHPPFFYHTDGYRVYHVLYPVRYYYVHNVYTPVDEHVYPGHRLVDPHIEMIPGAHSIPSGHVYSLSETEMAALREFVDRNVKNGLMTPTVAPNGAQVLQVKRGWKLQVTYNNCRAQHQSCAAQHNSAAQHASQHDSATEHDDEDDEDDAAQHDGAAQHHNCMIQNQYHRMTLPNLADQAHLASYGEFVPQIPGYHPIPAYATLAGHHVTFAWYPVGRDIHGRMILIPVVITWCPHWHHHHIHPVPQYPPPQPPPPPPPPPPPPPSYSPL from the exons ATGGCTGCGGCGGGCGGTTCCGACTGcccgccccctcctcctcctcctccccccaacgacaacaacaacaacaacaggccCAGTAGCCCTGTGCCCATCCTCGGtcggcgccgccgccgccgcgcacAGCATGGAGACAACGGCAACCCCGGGGAGGACCAGCAGTGGGAGGGCCGCCGCCCCCAGTACCACGTGTACTGGCTCCCGTCGGCCAACAACAGACTGCGCTACCTGCCCCAAGAGGAAGAGGAACCAGAGCCGGAGCAAGTTCAGATCCAGGTGCCTGCAGACGgcgaagaagaggaagaagagctcCAGGGTGCCACAGCAGCGCCTACTCCGGCGCTGCTCTTCGGCGACGACTGCCTCGAAGACCTCCCCTTCAAGTTCGATGGCAACGCCGAAATGCTGAATCAGTTCCTATCCCAGTGCCGGGCCTTCCTGGCGAAGGGCACCAGAGCTCTCGCCGACGACCGAGCCAGGGTGTGCTTCGTGACAAGCATGCTGATTGGCCGAGCCGCCCGCTGGGCCACTGCCAAACTGGACAGATACACTTACCTGATGCACAACTACGAGGCCTTCATGATGGAGCTGAAGCTTGTCTTTGAAGACCCGCAGAGACGCGAAGCTGCCAAACGCCGGATCAGACGTCTGCGCCAAGGCCCGGACTCTGTTGCCGACTATGGCAACGAATTCCACATGCTTGCCCTGGAGCTGGATTGGAGTGAGCCTGCTCTCATCGACCAGTTCCTCGAAGGCCTCAGTGACGCCATGCATGAGGAGCTCGCTCACGAGGAGATCCCAGACACCCTGACTGAGCTCATCAACCTTTGCATTTACATCGAGAGAAGAATGGCCCGTgatgctgctgccgccgccgctgccgctgctgctgccgccgccgccgccgccgccgccgctgacGGGGAAGAAGATGATGACactgaagatgaagatgatgacGACAACCAGGCCCGGGGTGGTCCCCCCAGGGCCGTGGTGATGCCTCAGACCCACCAGACGGATCCCACTGAGCCCGTGGGCGGTGCTCGCATGCGCCTGAcccaggaagaaaaagagagacggCGCAAACTGAACTTATGCCTGTATTGCGGCAGCGGAGGCCACTACGCGGATAACTGTCCTGCGAAGGCCTCCAAAAATGCGC CAGGGAAACTCCCCGGCCCCGCTGTAGAGGGACCTTCAGCGACCGGGCCGCAACGTACAAGGTCCCCACCCCCCGAGGCTGTGACTACTCACTTTCAAGTGATGCTCCAGATCCATATCCCGGGCAGACACACTCTGTTTGTCCGGGCTATGATTGATTCTGGAGCATCAGGAAACTTCATCGATCAAGACTACGTCATCCAACATGGGATTCCTCTAAGAATCAAAGAATGGCCAATCATGGTGGAAGCGATTGATGGGCATCCTATAGCCTCGGGCCCAATTGTACTGGAAACGCACCACCTGATTGTTGACCTGGGTGaccacagagaaatactgtcttttGATGTGACTCAGTCTCCGTTCTTTCCGATTGTCCTGGGAGTTCGTTGGCTGAGCACCCACGACCCTCACATCACCTGGAGCACTCGCTCCATTGTCTTCAACTCTGATTACTGCCGGTTTCGATGCCGGATGTACTCTCAGATACCTCCTGCTGTGCTGTTGCCAGTAATATACCCACCACACCCACCATTCTTCTACCACACGGATGGATACAGAGTTTACCACGTCCTCTACCCTGTGAGGTATTACTATGTCCACAATGTGTACACGCCTGTGGATGAGCATGTCTACCCTGGTCACCGGCTGGTCGACCCCCACATAGAGATGATCCCTGGAGCGCACAGCATTCCCAGCGGACATGTGTACTCATTGTCTGAAACTGAAATGGCTGCCCTGCGAGAATTCGTGGACAGGAACGTGAAAAATGGCCTCATGACTCCCACCGTCGCTCCCAATGGAGCCCAGGTCCTGCAAGTGAAGAGAGGGTGGAAACTCCAAGTCACTTACAATAACTGCAGAGCTCAACACCAAAGCTGCGCAGCTCAGCACAACAGCGCAGCTCAACACGCATCTCAACATGACAGTGCAACTGAACACGACGACGAAGACGACGAGGACGACGCAGCGCAACACGACGGCGCAGCTCAACATCACAACTGCATGATCCAAAACCAGTACCATCGCATGACTCTTCCAAACCTGGCAGACCAGGCACACCTGGCAAGCTACGGTGAATTTGTCCCTCAGATTCCTGGATACCACCCGATTCCTGCCTATGCTACCCTCGCAGGTCATCACGTGACATTTGCATGGTACCCAGTGGGGCGAGATATACACGGAAGAATGATCCTCATACCTGTTGTGATCACCTGGTGCCCACATTGGCACCACCATCATATTCATCCGGTACCTCAGTATCCGCccccgcagccgccgccgccaccgccgccgccacctccaccacctccatccTACAGCCCCTTGTAA